In the Marinitoga hydrogenitolerans DSM 16785 genome, one interval contains:
- a CDS encoding PD-(D/E)XK nuclease family protein — protein sequence MEELGGEVLTEVEIDGGKIDLLIRYEKQKYLIEIKRNPDPKKYENAKKQLLEYLKRIGLKEGWLIIYSNAIKDFEYITEEENGIKLHIWFIKTNLKVHQKLINLIF from the coding sequence ATGGAAGAATTAGGAGGAGAAGTATTAACAGAAGTAGAAATAGATGGAGGAAAAATAGATTTACTAATAAGATATGAAAAGCAAAAATATCTAATAGAAATAAAAAGGAATCCTGATCCAAAAAAGTATGAAAATGCCAAAAAACAATTGTTAGAATACTTAAAGAGAATTGGATTAAAAGAAGGGTGGTTAATAATATATTCTAATGCAATAAAAGATTTCGAATATATAACAGAAGAAGAAAATGGAATAAAATTACATATTTGGTTTATAAAAACAAATTTGAAAGTCCATCAAAAATTAATTAATTTAATATTTTAA
- a CDS encoding ATP-binding protein — protein sequence MKIFKDKALTKALLDRITHNAIILDMNGYSYRKKALKQNNNS from the coding sequence ATAAAAATATTTAAAGATAAAGCTTTAACAAAGGCTTTGTTAGATAGAATAACTCATAATGCAATAATACTTGATATGAATGGATATAGTTACAGAAAAAAAGCCTTAAAACAAAACAATAATTCTTAA